Proteins encoded together in one Telopea speciosissima isolate NSW1024214 ecotype Mountain lineage chromosome 6, Tspe_v1, whole genome shotgun sequence window:
- the LOC122664906 gene encoding endoglucanase 6-like, with translation MDYFGRFLRLTSMATLLLHLLLVCLPCALAGHDYSQALSKSILFFEAQRSGYLPSDQRVTWRGDSGLRDGKINGVDLVGGYYDAGDNVKFGLPMAFTITMMSWSIVEYRKQMASSGELGHAMKAVRWGTDYLIKAHPQPYVLYGEVGDGNTDHYCWQRPEDMTTDRQAYKIDVNNPGSDLAGETAAAMAAASLVFRQSDPSYANELLTHAKQLFEFADKYRGKYDGSITVAQKYYRSYSGYADELLWSAAWLYQATNEEYYLDYLGQNGDSLGGTGWSMTEFGWDVKYAGAQVLVSKFLMEGKGQKYASVFEKYQQKAEYFMCSCLGKGSRNVQKTPGGLLYRQRWNNMQFVTSASFLLTVYSDYISSARKTVSCPSGSASSSDLLNFAKSQVDYILGDNPRATSYMVGYGNNYPQQVHHRASSIVSIKVNPSFVSCRGGYGTWFSRKASDPNLLTGAIVGGPDAYDDFADQRDNYEQTEPATYNNAPLLGVLARLHAGYGGYDQQLPVSPPAETVGSKPNPTPSPVKSSAPFTIEQKATSSWNAKGKTYFRYSTVVTNVSGKTVKDLKLSISKLYGPLWGLSNSGGASYGFPSWLKSLGAGKSLEFVYIHSTSAADVSVSGYTLF, from the exons ATGGATTACTTCGGGAGGTTTCTGAGACTCACTTCCATGGCTACTCTGCTTCTGCATTTACTACTTGTTTGTCTTCCTTGTGCTCTTGCTGGGCATGACTATAGTCAGGCTTTAAGTAAAAGCATTCTCTTCTTTGAAGCTCAGAGGTCTGGGTACCTTCCCAGTGACCAGAGAGTTACATGGAGAGGAGATTCTGGTCTGCGTGATGGAAAGATTAATGGG GTGGATTTGGTTGGAGGCTACTATGATGCAGGGGACAACGTGAAGTTTGGACTTCCCATGGCCTTCACCATAACAATGATGTCCTGGAGCATAGTAGAGTACAGGAAGCAAATGGCTTCAAGTGGAGAGCTTGGTCATGCCATGAAAGCTGTCAGGTGGGGAACTGACTACCTCATTAAAGCTCACCCACAACCATATGTTTTGTACGGAGAG GTGGGAGATGGGAACACTGACCATTACTGCTGGCAACGGCCGGAGGATATGACGACAGATCGCCAAGCATACAAGATCGACGTTAACAACCCTGGATCTGATCTCGCCGGAGAAACTGCAGCGGCAATGGCTGCCGCTTCTCTCGTCTTCCGCCAGTCTGATCCCTCTTACGCCAATGAACTCCTCACCCACGCTAAACAG CTTTTCGAATTTGCGGATAAATACAGGGGAAAATACGACGGCAGTATTACAGTGGCGCAGAAATACTACAGATCTTATAGTGGCTACGCT GATGAGTTGCTATGGTCTGCCGCATGGTTGTATCAGGCAACCAATGAGGAGTATTACTTGGACTACCTGGGACAAAACGGTGACTCCTTAGGTGGAACCGGTTGGTCCATGACCGAATTCGGATGGGATGTGAAGTACGCCGGTGCCCAAGTTCTTGTTTCCAAG TTCCTAATGGAAGGGAAGGGGCAAAAATACGCTTCAGTGTTCGAGAAATACCAGCAGAAAGCAGAGTACTTCATGTGTTCATGCCTCGGGAAGGGAAGCCGGAATGTGCAGAAGACACCGGGAGGTCTCCTCTACCGGCAAAGGTGGAACAATATGCAATTCGTCACCAGcgcttctttccttctcactgttTACTCCGATTACATCTCCTCCGCTCGGAAAACCGTTTCCTGTCCTTCCGGTTCTGCTTCCTCTTCCGACCTTCTCAACTTCGCCAAGTCTCAG GTGGATTACATACTTGGAGACAATCCGAGAGCCACAAGTTACATGGTGGGCTACGGGAACAATTATCCACAACAGGTTCACCACAGGGCATCCTCCATTGTTTCCATTAAGGTCAACCCCAGCTTCGTTAGCTGCCGTGGAGGGTATGGCACATGGTTCAGCCGTAAGGCTAGTGACCCAAATCTCTTGACCGGTGCCATCGTCGGTGGCCCAGATGCCTATGACGACTTCGCTGATCAGAGAGACAACTACGAGCAGACAGAGCCCGCTACCTACAACAATGCTCCCCTTCTTGGTGTCTTGGCCCGACTCCACGCTGGCTATGGCGGTTACGATCAGCAATTACCTG TTTCACCTCCGGCTGAGACTGTCGGTAGCAAACCAAATCCAactccttctcc AGTTAAATCTTCTGCTCCGTTCACAATCGAGCAGAAGGCAACATCTTCATGGAATGCAAAGGGAAAAACATACTTTAGATACTCGACAGTGGTGACCAATGTATCTGGGAAGACAGTGAAGGACCTGAAGCTTTCCATATCGAAACTGTACGGTCCACTTTGGGGCCTCTCCAACTCCGGCGGAGCCTCTTACGGATTTCCGTCGTGGCTCAAATCTTTGGGTGCCGGTAAGAGCCTGGAATTCGTGTAtatccattcaacctctgctgCTGATGTATCAGTGTCAGGTTACACGTTGTTTTAG